A part of Raphanus sativus cultivar WK10039 unplaced genomic scaffold, ASM80110v3 Scaffold0139, whole genome shotgun sequence genomic DNA contains:
- the LOC130501258 gene encoding AP2-like ethylene-responsive transcription factor ANT → MKSFCDNDDNNHGNTTNLLGFSLSSNMLKMGGGEALYSSSSSSAATSSVPPQLVVSDNSSNYGVCYGSNSAAGGMYSQMSVMPLRSDGSLCLMEALNRSSHSNQHHHSQVSPPKMEDFFGTHHNNTSNKEAMDLSLDSLFYNSTHEPNSNTNFQEFFSFPQARNHHEEETRSYQNYPGLTHGGGSFNVGVYGEFQQSLSLSMSPGSQSSCITGTHHHQNQNHQTQNHHQISEALVETSVGFETTTMVAAAKKKRGQDEVMVVGPKQIVHRKSIDTFGQRTSQYRGVTRHRWTGRYEAHLWDNSFKKEGHSRKGRQVYLGGYDMEEKAARAYDLAALKYWGPSTHTNFSVENYQQEIEDMKNMTRQEYVAHLRRKSSGFSRGASIYRGVTRHHQHGRWQARIGRVAGNKDLYLGTFGTQEEAAEAYDVAAIKFRGTNAVTNFDITRYDVDRIMASNTLLSGELARRNINSIVVRNNNNNEETAVNAVVDGGSNKEVSSPERVLSFPAIFTLPQVGQKVFGANVVGNMSSWTTNPIAELKAVSHTLPQMPVFAAWADS, encoded by the exons atgaaGTCCTTTTGTGATAATGATGATAATAATCATGGCAACACGACTAATTTGTTAGGGTTTTCTTTGTCTTCAAATATGTTGAAAATGGGAGGAGGAGAAGCTCTTTactcatcttcctcttcttcagcTGCTACATCTTCTGTTCCACCACAACTTGTTGTTAGTGATAACAGTAGCAACTATGGAGTTTGCTATGGATCTAACTCAGCAGCTGGGGGAATGTATTCTCAAATGTCTGTGATGCCACTCAGATCTGACGGCTCTCTTTGCTTAATGGAAGCTCTCAACAGATCTTCTCACTCAAATCAGCATCACCATTCTCAAG tttcaCCCCCAAAGATGGAGGATTTCTTTGGGACCCATCACAACAATACAAGTAACAAAGAAGCCATGGATCTCAGCTTAGATAGTTTATTCTACAATAGCACTCATGAGCCAAACAGCAACACAAACTTTCAAGAGTTTTTTAGCTTCCCACAAGCCAGAAACCACCATGAGGAAGAAACAAGAAGTTACCAGAATTACCCTGGTTTGACACATGGAGGAGGTTCCTTTAATGTAGGGGTATATGGGGAATTTCAACAGTCACTGAGTTTGTCCATGAGCCCTGGGTCACAATCTAGCTGCATCACTGGCACTCACCaccaccaaaaccaaaaccaccAAACTCAAAACCACCATCAGATCTCTGAAGCTTTGGTGGAGACAAGTGTTGGATTTGAGACAACAACAATGGTGGCTGCTgccaagaagaagagaggacaAGATGAAGTAATGGTTGTTGGACCGAAACAGATTGTTCACAGAAAATCTATTGACACTTTCGGACAACGAACTTCTCAATACCGAGGCGTTAcaag ACACAGATGGACTGGTAGGTATGAAGCTCATCTATGGGACAATAGTTTCAAGAAGGAAGGTCATAGCAGAAAAGGAAGACAAG TTTATCTTG GAGGTTATGATATGGAGGAGAAAGCTGCTCGAGCATATGATCTAGCTGCACTCAAGTACTGGGGTCCCTCTACTCACACCAATTTCTCT GTGGAGAATTATCAGCAAGAGATTGAGGACATGAAGAACATGACTAGACAAGAATATGTTGCTCACTTGAGAAGGAAAAGCAGTGGTTTCTCTAGGGGTGCTTCCATCTATAGAGGAGTCACAAG ACATCACCAGCATGGAAGGTGGCAAGCTCGGATCGGTAGAGTCGCCGGAAACAAAGATCTCTACCTTGGAACTTTTG GAACTCAAGAAGAAGCTGCGGAAGCCTATGATGTAGCAGCTATCAAGTTCCGTGGCACAAACGCTGTGACTAACTTTGATATAACAAGGTACGACGTTGATCGCATAATGGCTAGTAACACACTCTTGTCTGGAGAGTTAGCTAGAAGGAACATCAACAGCATCGTGGTtcgcaacaacaacaacaacgaagAAACCGCTGTTAACGCTGTCGTGGACGGTGGTTCCAACAAAGAAGTGAGTAGTCCGGAGAGAGTTTTGAGTTTTCCCGCGATTTTTACGTTGCCGCAAGTTGGTCAGAAGGTGTTTGGCGCAAATGTGGTAGGAAACATGAGTTCTTGGACTACGAACCCTATTGCTGAGCTCAAGGCCGTTTCGCATACTTTGCCTCAGATGCCGGTGTTCGCTGCGTGGGCCGATTCTTGA